From Candidatus Amoebophilus asiaticus 5a2, the proteins below share one genomic window:
- the dnaA gene encoding chromosomal replication initiator protein DnaA: MPSQCELIWNNCLAFIKGQVNEQSFKTWFTPIVPKKLENNILTIQVPSQFFYEWLEEHYLGLLRQVIMQEIGPQGRLEYSIIVDQGNNQRAPVTINLPTQRNYIQGNNNQPSLTDSPHNPFTLKNFKDLHQASYLNPNYTFETFIEGDCNQLARSAAQAVAKKPGNNAFNPLMLYGKVGLGKTHIVQALGNEVKAHFSNKFVLYASSEQFTTQFIESLRNNSVQDFTHFYLQADVLILDDVQFLVGKEKTQEIFFHIFNHLHQSGKQIVMTSDCPPRDLKGLQERLLSRFKWGLTADLQQPDFETRIAIIKNKIQADGIDIGEDLVEYIAQSVDTNIRELEGVIISLIAHASLNKRDVDLGLAKQVLKNIVHDIDTEISIDYLHKIVTEHFNVSLESIKSKTRKKEIVIARQVAMYLAKHYTNHSLKSIGQYCGGRDHSTVIHAIQAVDDMLHTEHQFKASFEEIKRKVKIKLPQAH, translated from the coding sequence ATGCCTAGTCAATGTGAATTAATTTGGAACAACTGCCTAGCATTTATAAAAGGCCAAGTTAATGAACAAAGCTTTAAAACTTGGTTTACACCTATTGTTCCTAAAAAATTAGAGAATAACATATTAACCATACAAGTACCCAGCCAATTTTTTTATGAATGGTTAGAAGAACACTATTTAGGTTTATTACGCCAGGTAATAATGCAAGAAATAGGACCACAAGGTCGACTAGAATATTCTATTATTGTTGATCAAGGAAATAACCAGAGGGCTCCTGTTACCATTAATTTACCTACTCAGCGAAATTATATTCAAGGAAATAATAACCAACCGTCTTTAACTGATTCTCCACACAATCCGTTTACCCTTAAAAATTTTAAAGATCTTCATCAAGCTTCCTATTTAAATCCTAACTATACCTTTGAAACTTTCATAGAAGGCGACTGTAACCAATTAGCAAGGTCTGCTGCACAAGCTGTAGCTAAAAAGCCTGGCAACAATGCTTTTAATCCACTGATGTTGTATGGTAAAGTAGGATTAGGAAAGACCCACATTGTACAAGCGCTAGGCAACGAAGTAAAAGCGCATTTTTCCAATAAATTTGTACTCTATGCTTCTTCTGAACAATTTACCACTCAATTTATAGAAAGCCTACGCAATAACAGTGTACAAGATTTTACACACTTTTATTTACAAGCTGATGTACTTATTTTAGATGATGTACAGTTTTTAGTAGGTAAAGAAAAAACACAAGAAATATTTTTTCATATTTTTAATCACCTACACCAGTCTGGCAAACAAATTGTGATGACCAGCGATTGCCCACCACGAGATTTGAAAGGTTTGCAAGAAAGATTGCTCTCTCGATTTAAATGGGGCTTAACAGCTGATTTGCAGCAGCCAGATTTTGAAACACGCATAGCTATTATCAAAAACAAAATACAAGCGGATGGTATAGATATAGGGGAAGATCTAGTAGAATATATCGCCCAAAGTGTAGACACTAATATTCGTGAACTAGAAGGAGTAATTATTTCTTTAATTGCACACGCTTCTCTTAACAAACGAGATGTTGATTTAGGACTTGCCAAGCAGGTGTTGAAAAATATTGTGCATGATATTGATACTGAGATAAGTATAGATTATCTGCACAAGATAGTTACAGAGCATTTTAATGTTTCTTTAGAAAGTATTAAAAGTAAAACACGTAAAAAGGAAATTGTTATTGCCAGACAAGTAGCCATGTATTTGGCAAAACACTACACCAATCACTCTTTAAAATCAATTGGACAATATTGTGGTGGTAGAGACCATAGTACCGTTATTCATGCCATACAAGCAGTGGATGATATGCTACATACCGAACATCAGTTCAAGGCATCTTTTGAAGAAATAAAAAGAAAAGTAAAAATCAAACTTCCACAAGCTCATTAA
- a CDS encoding porin family protein translates to MGFGFFGLEAGAFAEYRLNKSLGIRTGISYFANVYGADSIALSDKKGKGVIFYPVRCTIHCIDLPLLLRVYPEKTRQLCLFGGMQLGYVVDGKFWIRKTARTSGTNQQEEDIIETLTLTQVSKLVKTTRFQCAIVGGFSYEFRPGLTLGFSAGNALIDVIQAEKYNGWNLYWAVGYNFAKVLK, encoded by the coding sequence ATAGGGTTTGGATTTTTTGGATTAGAAGCTGGAGCATTTGCTGAATATAGATTAAACAAGTCACTAGGAATTAGGACAGGAATATCATATTTCGCAAATGTGTATGGTGCTGACTCTATTGCTTTAAGTGATAAAAAAGGCAAAGGTGTTATATTTTACCCTGTACGGTGCACAATACATTGCATTGATTTACCCCTTCTTTTAAGAGTTTATCCAGAAAAGACTAGACAGCTTTGTTTATTTGGAGGTATGCAATTAGGTTATGTAGTTGATGGAAAATTTTGGATTAGAAAAACAGCAAGAACTTCAGGAACAAACCAACAAGAAGAGGATATCATAGAAACTTTAACACTAACTCAAGTAAGTAAATTGGTTAAAACTACTAGGTTTCAGTGTGCCATTGTAGGAGGATTTAGTTATGAGTTTAGACCTGGACTAACTTTAGGATTTAGTGCAGGCAACGCTCTCATAGATGTAATACAAGCAGAAAAGTATAATGGTTGGAACTTATATTGGGCTGTTGGCTATAACTTTGCAAAAGTTTTAAAATGA